A window of Glycine soja cultivar W05 chromosome 2, ASM419377v2, whole genome shotgun sequence genomic DNA:
CAGTATTGGTGGTTGAGTTTCAGCAGAAAATGGCACAGATGGCTCAGGAGATGATGTTGACGATACCTGAACCACTTCAACATCCTTATGAGGTGCTTGTGAAGGCTGAGCTGAAGAAACTATACTTGGTCCAGGCTGCAATAATTGACCTGGGGTTAGGAGAGAAGGTGCTGATGTTTCTGTATGGATAGAAGTTGATGATCCCACAACTGCAGGAGAAAACTGGGATACAGTTTGATAGGGCAAGCTTGAACCTGAAATTGCATGCGGTTTGCTGGAGATGGGTGGCACTATAGCATTTATATCTGGACCAGAAATGGTCAGTGATGGCAAGTTAGCAGCTAACATAGCTGCTGAAGTTGAAACATTGGGTGCCTTATTTGTTACTGATACTGGCAAATTTTCAGAAGCAAGTGTTGCAGAAGGTACGGGAGATAAAGCAGAAGATGCAGGAGATAGAGCAGACGGTGCAGGAGGCAAAGCTGATGGAGCAGGAGGTAAAGCAGAAGGTGCTGGAGGCAAATTAGATGGAGGCAAGGAAGCAGATGGTATACTAGGGGTACCAGCACTCACAGGCAGCAAAGATGATGGTAATTCAGGCAAATTAGAAGATACAGTAGGTAAAGGAGGGGTAAAATTGGGATACTGCATTGGGTGCTGCATCGATGAAGGCATTGATAAACCAGGTGGCGGCTGAAGCAAAGATTGTTGTTGTAATTGAGGAAGCCCGTTTGGGGCACCATAATACCCTTGCCAATACATTGGTGGCATAGCAAGCCTACCACCATTTGCATTAGGAGCAGGTGGAGAAGCTCCCCACGATCCTATGTTCCCTCCAGGTTGATACAAAGGCAAGGGCCCCAGAAAATTTGACCCAGGAAGTCCAAGCTGTGTGGTATGAGAGCTAGGATCAGTCAAAGACCCACTTACAGCAGAAGGCAAACTTGTAGATGTGGTCACCGGGTAAGGATAGTGAGACTGCATATGCAATTCCATATAATTAGGATGTGGTTAATTTAACTGATTCATAATTCAGATAAATATTTTCTCATCCACCTGAATAATAGCTGGGTCATTGTTGACTTGTGGAGTAGGCTGGACAGGTGGAGAAGATTTAACCTGTAAATCCTGCAGAAAAAATTAAGACAGATGTCTCAGCTGATCTGATTCTTGTATAATATGGACATAAATCATAAAACATTTACACACAGTAACATCTAAACAAGATTTTATTGAGCTATTAAATTAACTCGTAAAACATACAAGAAAATCTGAATCATCCTCCTAATGTTCCATCTCCCAGTATTTGTATTCAAAGATTCTAGAACCAAGTTGTACCAAAAAAGTTTCTTTACAAAATGTCACACAAGTGGCATGCTATTGTTTCTAATGTACACTCAACCAAATCAGGTACAAATACATTAACTATTTAGAAAAAGCACTTGTATATATTCAATGCGTGATACCTTGATGTCAGTCCCACGGAAAAGTATATACTCATAAACCTTGTCACCTGGAGGGATTTGTGGGCCATCCTTTTTCCTTCCTTCTGTTCCAAAAGATCGCactacaacaaaaaaaacaaaagcatcACTCCACAAATCCAACCCATGATAGTAAACATGTTTAGGTGGTAAAATCAAGGCAACAATATCCACATTGTTGCATGAAACTCTTGCACATATGAAAGCTAACGATCAACAATCTTGATCATTTGAACTGTAACCAAACAGCACAACATTTATTACTAACATACACCAAAATGTCATTTAGAAGGAATACCTTggcatataaatttaattttcttaaaacacACCCAAAGTGTAACTTGTTAGTGTACTCCTTCTAGAAAATAAGTTGTGTACATTAAGGTGTGTGGGTGTGCATATATTGCTcaactataaaaaatgatagtTATCAATCTTGGATAGTGGCGTGGCGACTGACTCCAATACCACTATGCAGGATAGCGGATAGCAGGAGGACCACtattctgaaattttttgttcctattaattcattttattatatgttatttgttatttagttttttattactatgtttagtttattatattatatgttatgctttaaatataaaagagaGAGAGTCTAAACTGGATTCAAATAGAGGCccaaaaaaccaaaacaaaaaaaaggagaaaaatcacTTGGGCACATTGGCCCAATTCCCCTAACCCTTTGTTTACCATAATCCTAAGAACCCAGCAGCTATGTGCTGCCGCCACCTTATTAGAGATTCAATTGTAAATGGAAGAGAGCAAAATGCAGACAGGTTTTCAGAGAAAGAGACAGCAGAGATCACAGATGCAGAAGGGGACACCAGGTCAGAAGGGGCTGTAGTGGCAGTGCAGCATCATGGGAGCTGCACTATTATGCCATGATTCCTGCTATTCCAGCAAGAAAAGCATCCGTGACAGTCACAACACTGAGCGCTTTCTATAACAAAATGAAAGGGCAGAACAATCTCTGAGGGAGACCAGGGAACAGTGAGAGAGTGAACTGAATAGAAAAAGTAGAACATAGCATCGGATATAGTGCAGAGAACAGAGCAAGGCAAGAAACACCAGGAAGGTGCCAAAAAACATCAGAAATTGCCAGAGATGTCACCAAAAAAGTAGTGGGTCATGTTTCAAAAATTGCGAGACACTAGGGTTACCATTTCAAAATAGGGTTTTGATTTCAAACCTTGAATAAGGGAAGTGAAATCACGCAAATGTCTCCCAAAATAAACCTTACACGACACTGTATTGTGGGGGTAAACAAAGGTTCCAACCACTAATCAACGTTGCACCCACTAATGCTGCAAACGGCTGCGATTCATGATGCTCCAGGCATGACAGCGAACTACAACAGCAATCTACATGGAGTGAACTATGCGACACACTACATGGAGCGAACTGCGAAGCGACACACTACAACTGTTCTAGAGTGTGTTACACGCGACAGCGGTTCTAGAGCGCATGATTGCCAATCCTGGAATACAGATATGTATGCCAATTATTATTCTCTCACTAACATTAATATCCCAAACATAGTAGGAAAAATCATGAATTTCCATTCTTTATTCAATGTGGCCTTAGTGTTTGGAAGCTTTTCCATTAATCTATCACCACTGGAGTATTTGAATTTTGCTTCTTTTAGTGTTGCACATGATTCTCACAGCCTATCGCCTTAGGGACTTTCTAAGCTTTCAGGTTTGTTATTTGCTCCTTGCATTTATTGATCATGAAGCTTTCCACTAATCCGGAATGAGACAACTGTACAGTTCACAAAAGCAAGCAGCGAATagcaaactaaaaaaattacaagaatcaAACGCATGTCATTGTCCAAGTGAGAATCACATTCCAACATTGAAAAGAGCAAAATTCAGATACTCCCAACAGATACAGATTAAAACCACATAGCATACTTAGAGATATCAGTAAAACATGCAACCCAGACGCTGtagggagagaaaaaaaacatcaaGTCCCCAAAAACTATCACAAGTTCACAAAATTCCTTCCCTATGGCAGGAATTCACATCCCTGAGACAAACCCAATCTTcagtattaaataataaaaacaacaacatcaataacAAAGATCAAATTTCGTCAGTGAATTCAGAGATCTGAAACCAAAGCAACCAAATTAAactgaaaaagaacaaaacccAGAAAGGATTAAGGGAAATTCATGGAAAAAATACAAGTGGGTAGCAGAAGAATACCGTTTCTGAGGCCAATACTGGACTCTTCGGTGTTGATGTTGTAGAGTATGCCTTCGTATCTGATCTCACTCTTAGAGGTCAAGCTTATCAAGCTCCCAATGTACGAATCGGCCGCGGAACTCGATCGAGAAGCGCTCTCAGACGCCATAATCGCAAGTGAACCAGAATAGGGTTTGGGTTTTGGGGCCTCTTGTTTGAAGCCTCTAATCTAATCGGTTTCGAGTTTCTTTCAACTGGAGTGACGGGATGTAAATGAGAGATTATTATGTACTATTAGGGTATGAGTTTCATTCTTTGATCGtaccttttaaaataaattcccaaGGCCACTAAATCTATTCGGTTTCAGGTTTCAGGTTTCAGGTTTCAATTGGAGTGATGGGATGTGAATCCGATGTTGTATTAGGGTTTGGATTTCATTCTTTGATCTTATTaatattaaagttaaaatatgtttttcgatcttttatcttttttttttttgtcctcacAAAATAATTACATTGTATTACTTGTTAGCTCACAATTAAGTTTGGACGAATTCGAACTTATTTGTATGATTATTGTGTAAGTTAATCTATCAGTCAATTACACGTTGACACATTTTAAAACCTACCCCTCTCTTTAATCAATGACACCAAGTCACCAACCCTCTCTATATTTGTTCTTCCTTTCTTCGCCAACACTTTTCCCTAAATCACTACACCTCATGCCTTCGTTGTCCTTTCTCTATTGTCGTGATTACCCATCGCAATAGAGCATGACTATTGGAGAGTCACACCACGAGAGGGTGTGGGGATTATCTCAATGAGCCTCCTTACTCGAAGCATTCTTTCTTGGTCATAGCAGGGTCCTACTGCACACGGTACTGAACATCAGTGAACGGCTAACCAAGTCCAAGATCCAATCCCGACTCCAACAACATAGGTATATATCAATAGGTAAGGACctcatcccccccccccccttcgtGGTGTGAAAATCGTCATTCGATCGTCGCCTTGCAAGTATTGATAACTTTCTAGCATGACGCCCCCACACGACTCTTTTCAACTTGCAATTCAATTGTTAAGTCAAAATACATTTGTGTCTTAAAGATGAATCATGACtcctaaatattttgatttacatgcaaataaatacaaatgataaaagttgtATTTGATGTGTTATTGCATTATGATTTGTATTTCAGCGTTTGATGTTTTCGACGATATCTCTCTTTAACACAATCTGGCATAACATTTAAGTGTTGCATTTAAGactttcatttaatattatgcATCTGAGATTGTGTTTTGCAGAAAACATTCTCCTAGGATCTATCAAAGTccaatgaagaataaatgaagtccaAGGTATAAAAGTGTTGATCTTCATTAAAAAATGTGTTCTACTGTGTAGACCTACTTTGATGGAAGAAATGACTTTTTCTTGAAGTGTTTGTCACGCCAACCTATCAGCATGGACTTTCTGCATGAAGAAGGGATGTGCGTTTGAATGAAGAATCAATCTATTAAGAAATAACAAACACTTGAAGATAAAGACTATAAATAGAAGAAACTTTGAAGAACAAATTCGAATTAATCTTGTGTGAAatattctatcattttttcaAGTAAAGCTTTTTGTAGATAATTTTCTTAGTTTTCTAACAAGGTAATCCAATTGATTAGCAAAAATCTATAAGAAACTCCTACAAATTTCTCAAGGCAACAAGACAAAGTGTTTTCCAATTTTGACATAGTCCGAAGATGTATAAATTTATTCCTCTTCCCAAAACCAATTTGAGTGCTAATTTTTACAGTTTTAGTTTTAAGCTAACCGAAACATCTTTCCAACAAAGTATAAATTCTTCAAAAAATGTTCAAAAAGATGAAAGTGGAAGTGTCATACAATTGCCATGTTTGCAACAAACTTGAACATGGCAAATGCACATTCAACTTTGGCAAATGGCAAACACGACTTtgctttattatatatttttaaaaacatgtttgactaaaatgaaaatatataacttCTGCATTAAGCTGGAAATTTTATATCAACTTTCATTATAAACTTGCTTTTTAGATAAGAGTTTACAAATTTAAATCCCTTAAAATTTAGTGTGTTTGGTTTCACAATCGAAAGCTTTAGAATTGATTTTCCTTCCTGTCCAACatgattttagttaaaattgatatgttttgatattaaaaaaaattgatgcttGTTTATTGTTaggaaaaattgattttgcCTCCAAACCTAGGTTTAACTAAAAGTGATAAAACAGAGATCATAAATCTCCAAATGCTAGTGTTAGAGATAACTGGAACTTTGAGGTTTTTAGGAATGCTGCAAATGAGGCCAAGTCTTTCTTTGATATGGCCTTTCCTTGCTCGGATTTTGGataattatgtaatattttttagttgattTTCTTCAaccaattattatatttttttaatggatgaGATTTAACCAAcgttaaaaataatagaagaagaagataagaTAAACTTCATCAACTTTAAATATAGCAAGTGTTAAATACGAGCTACACAGTAATAGTAAGCAACCAGACAATCTTATGTTAttgtcaaataataataataataatctttatcttattaaaaaaatttatctacttttatattttaaatactggtatgtatttttatcaaattgatAACTAGATAAGATTTTAtcctatatttaaaaaatatgaaattttatcttctttcaTACTTTAATAAATACTAGATTTGGGCGATGGACCTTTAGTGTGACTCGTTGGTTTTAGTTTTAGGATAAAGAAGACTTGTAGAAAAGAAAAGTAGCAAAAGAGATAAGGTAAGAGTCTAGTTGGGAACTGCAtgaacttatatttttattaaatgaaactaATATTTAAATACATTGAGATGACTGAATAAAAGATAATGTCTCTTGATTTTAGGAGATATTACTGATaacttgaaaataaaatcataaactaACTTATTCATAAcaacaaaatgataattttgacttattcaaattaaaatttctttggAAGCATCACAAAGGCTCAACACTCTTTTTTGCCTTGGAGGCTGCAAAATCAACTTATTGATTTATAGTGCCTTGGAGAAGACATCAACAATTTGATCTTCTGTTTTAGATGAGAATTTTCCTCTTGAAATACTATTGCTTCCTTCCCATATGATTCGGTCTTggcattttcaactttcaagttcTTAGTCAAGGACTTCTTAAGCTCAATTTTTGcatctttcttctttatttcATCTTCCTTTTTAATCAAAGTCCCATAAAATTTTTCTCTTAAAGCGTATTCACTCAATTGTATCAGCTTGTTTGTGAGCTCTTGCATAGTAgcttcatatttttctttagtAGCATCACTTTGAGACTTGGAAGCGCTTATTTCAGAAATAGTTGATACATTgacattctctttttttttattggaaatgcAATTTGCTCCTCCTCCAATGGATTTAAAGCAaaacttttttctctcatttttaatttgagaaTATTTGTATCATCTGCATCTTTAATCAAacaacttttgttttcaaacaatACTTTAAAACCTTTCCCAACTAGTTACTCAACACTCAACAAATTTTTAACAATTTCAGGAACATACAACACATCAGAAATAAGCTTTGTATCTCTATTGGTTGAGATTGTTATTGTTTCTTTTCCATTAATAGTGATGTACTTGCCATTTCCAACTTTAAGCTTCAATGTGCTTGCATTGTTTAGTTCCTTGAATAGATCTTTCTTGTTTGTCATGTGGTTAGTACATATGTCAATAAgccaattttgatttgattcaatGCTAGAGAAACATGTAGCAGTAAACAGGTACTCCTCCTTTTCTACCTCTTCCTATTGATCAGCAACCTTTGCAACTTCTCCATGTGGTTGATTCATCAATTTGCAAATAATAGCTTCATGCCCCATTTGATTACACTCAGTGCACTTAGCATCAAGTATTCTCCAGCATTTAAATGGAGGATGACCTTTCTTTCCGCAGTATTGACAAGGTGGATAAGATTTCTTTCAATTTCCTTTTGCACTAGTTGATGTTGAACTCGCTCTAATTGCAtcaaaatccttgtttttcttggATTTGGACATATTTTGTTGCTTGGCTAGTAAAGCTCCTTCAACAATATGATCTTGCCTCATAAGCCTTTGTTGCTCATGGGCTTGCAAATCATGCAATACTTCTGACAAAGTGATCTTAGACAAATCATTTGTGTTCTCTAAAGTGGTTATTGATGTTTCATATCTCAATGGTATCGTAACCATAATTTTCTCAACAATTCTGGAATCTGCAAATTTAGTGCCCAACAATCTAACCTTGTTAGCAATGTCAAGTAGTCTATATGAGTAACCTTTAATCATCTTAGACTCTTTCATTTTTTGCAGCTCAAATTCCCTCATCAAGTTCAACACTTGCATGCCCCGAGTTCTCTCGTCTCTTTCATATTCTTCCTTCAAATAGTCTCAAATTTCTTTGGGTATCTTGAGGGTCATGATTCTTGTTAAGATCATTTGTGAAACACCAACAAACAAACATGACCTCGCCTTTGCCTTCTTGGTTTTTCTCTCCTTATGATTCTTTATTTGGGCTATGGTGGGATTTTCAGGCAACGGATGTAATTCATAATCCTCTTCCATAGCATCCCACAAATCCAACGACTCTAGGTAAGATTGCATTTCACTtcccaatggtcataactctcCCCATGAAAGAGGAAAAGAGTTAGCTTGGAAAAACTTGTTTCACCTTCCATTCTACAGGTCTCGTAAGAAAAAAGACTTTAGATACCAATTATTGGTTTAGTTTTAGGATAaagaaacatatatttttaggaATCTATTTGGGAACTACAGGAGCTAgagcttatatttttattgagtgAAACTCATATTTAAATACATTGAGATAACTGAATAAAAGATAATGCCCCTTGGTTTTAGGAGATGCTACTgatagtttgaaaataaaatcaaaaacttgaataaaaaaactaactaatccataacaacaaaatgataattttgactcattcaaattaaaactaCTTTGAAAGCATCACCAAGGCACAatcttgactttttttttcctgagttAATTTACTACATCCATTGATTGTCCATGTTAATCATTACTCTGATTCAGAAGACCAATACAATATGATCAAAATCATGTGGTGTTAAAGAACATAGACTTactttgagcattctgatttctTCAAAGTAATAGCACTAGAGGCACGACCCGATTAATTAAGACCAGGAGCATATCGCTGGCAGAAGGAATGAGTCAACTGGTGCACACCTGCGACTGACCAATCGACCCAACCAAAGGTCATACTACAAGATTTTTAACTGCAACAACTTAAATATAAGCTATTGGAGCTGGAATTACCACAACTGTTTGCCCTCCAATGGATCCTTTTTAAGGGATTTAGATTGTGCTCATTCCAATTACCAAATCCAATAAGTCaagtattgttattttttatcactACCTCCTCATTTCAAGATTGGGAAATTTTCATGCCTTTTGCCTTCCTTGAATGTGGTAGTCGTTTCTCAAGCTTTCTCTTTGGAATTGAACCCTAATTCTCCATCATGAAAGTATTTATACAATGTGATAGCTTTTGCATTGAGTTGAAAAATTTATACAATGTGGTAATTTTTGCATTGAGTTGAAAATTTTCTATAATGTTTTACATGAAGCTTGTTGAGTTgttaaaaatcatatcattttAAAGTCTAAATGATAAGGTTTAGTGGACTTCTTATAACTTCCCAGGCAACGAACGGCCCATGTCGTTGCAATCCGAACACTTCACCAAATCATTCAATCGGTAGAAGCGATAAGTGGTGTGTACAAAGGGCAAGGACACAATCAACTCAAGCTTATGACTCGTGCTAACTAGGAATTCCTCGTTGAAAACCAAAAATTGCAATGATCTATCCCCATCACAATGAAGTTTCAAAGATTACCCAAGCTCGTTGACCAAGGTCATAAATTTGTTGAATACATTAGGGTAGCACAACCAGTGCAAGTTTAATTGTTGTCAAGTAATTTCAGATCTCGACCAACTTGGAATCCTAGCTTATTCTCATCATGCCCTTAAAGAGCTACACCTCATCTTATTGCAAGTCACTACAACAGTTTAACATATAGACATATGTATCATTAGAACTATGGATAAAATCATTCACATATAACATAAGTATAACACAAGTCACACTTGGCATCCACTTCATAACCACACAAGTTAGACAATTCACAAAAATGTACATATGCAATGCGATGttgctttctcttttcttatatgCATGTGGTACTAGAAAAACATTTGCGAAAGAAACTCGAGTGGACATGTAGAAACGAACCTCCACAATTCCATCATTACACTCTCATCGAGACAAAATTGTCAATGGCACATCAGGCTACACATTCTTGCAAGGATACTCTAGCCCATGGGATCAACATGAGGCACATAAATAGTTCAAATTGGATACCTCCAAGGACAGAGTACTTCAACTCATTCATGCCCTCCCCAATAAGCTTGACCACATCCTCCGTCTTAAAATCATTTGCACATTTATGATGAATGTCTCAAACATTCATACACAAGTGGCTCCATCCAACctcacatcaaacataattaatcaATCTCGCCCCACATAGGATAGGTAACTCATAGTAAAaaatgtggaagcaatgccttttaagattattttgatgatgccaaagaatcaagagtcaaacaagtttcaagaatcaagatcaagattcaagattcaagaataatcatgatcaagattcaagattcaagattcaagtaaagaatcaagactcaagatttaagaatcaagagaagactcaatcaagataagtattaaaagattttttcaaaaactattgaatagcacaattttgttcaagagaatttttcaaagagaaattttttttaccaaagagttttactctctggtaatcgattaccagaaggaagtaatcgattaccagtagccaactttcttttcaaactgatttacaaagctgtaatcgattaccataatcatgtaatcgattaccaatgttttaaaacgttagatttcaaatttcaagagtcacaacttgtgataaaacattttcaaatcatttcaaacttgtgtaatcgattacacaatacttgtaatcgattatcagtgtttctaaacattttgattttcaaatttaaacatgaagagtcacatctgttgatgtgtaatcgattacactatgatggtaatcgattaccagtgacttgttttgaaaaataaataaccaaaagtcacaattcttaaagtgacttgtttctgaagattttttcaaaagtcacaacctttaagtgactagttttcaaaaaagtcacaacttttaaagtgactagttttcaaaagagtcacaacttttaaagtgactagttttaaagaaattgccaagagtcacaaactttaacttgagtcatcaaatgactataaatatgtgaccatggcatgaatttctaaAATTGTGTTTTACagaactttctgattcatttcttaacatctttctaagagtttttgttcagaactttctttattcaagaaaagttcattggccaaaaacttgtgctattctttttcttcattctttctctctcttgccaaaagattcaaaggactaatcgcttgagaattcttttgtttcttccttctctcttgccaaaagattcaaaggactaaccgcctaagaattcttttgattcccccttctccctcttgacaaaagatttcaaaggactaaccgcttgagatatcTTCTGTTTCTTACTAAAGATTTCAAAGCACCaaccacctgagatatctttttccctttccctttatacaaaatatttcaaaggactaaccgcctgagatatcttttgtatccctatCACAaagaattcaagggactaaccgtctaagaattctttgtcttaacacattggagggtacatcctttgtggtacaagtagagggtacatctacttgggttgttatactgagaacaagagtgagtacatctcttgtggatcagttcaagtggagggtacatccacttggttgttcaaagagaataagggagggtacatcccttgtggatctttgcttgtaaaggattttacaaggttatgggaaatctcaagaactgatggttgcttggggacttgatgtaggcacgggttgtggccgaaccagtataaatcttatgtttgtcttcttcttccctacactctttaattttcgctgtgtactttttatttctgctttacttttgtctaagttattgtttctgttctttactttctaataacttagtagtaaagcctaattgaatctagtaatattaagaaggataaattttaattagtcaagacacattaataattaattcaacccccccccccttcttaattatttcgaggtcATTTGATCCAACAAAAAATACCACCTGAACCCATTCTCGCCCTACATAGGCTAGGTcactcatctcaatgacatctAACCATAACTCATCATAACATGATGATCCTTGCTCCACATGAACTCAGGCCGCatacaaattttcaaaaacattgtCATGGTGTTAGTTGACACCATGTACATATGAACATCATACATTACAATTCACACTTTAGAGATAAAACAAAACATTCAATGATTACACAACACTCATAAATCACCATTCAAGTTATAGCATCAACACATTATTCAATATCATCATTCAATCAAGTCATGTACATCTTAAGTCTATGTCATACATCAATTATAACATTTATCTACTTTTTattaagattggtataacatccTTAAAATTTTGAGTATTACTTCTATCATTTTTCGATATGTATCTATGACATCTCCGAGGTGTAACCACCATATCTATAATCCTATTAAATTGCATTGTATCTTGTTTTAAAGCTAACACAATTATCTACAACTTCTATGTTTACCTTGAAATCTAGTCCAATCATCTACTATGCCTAAAATTAGGAAGAACACAAACTAATTGCACAATCCTGACAGCTTGACCTTTGCTCACAAATTGTTCTATATATTGAGTTCCAAAAGTCCAAATTAGGTGAAACTAAAGCCAATAGTTACTAAAATCTAGGGCTACATTTCTTATGAAGACACCTAAGCCCAATTTGACCAGATTCATAgtttatttttcacattaaaTTCACATTTCTGGTTACTCTATTCACATCTCTTGATTTCCATTTCATTCTCCTAATTCAAGATAAAATATCTAATTCTTAAGAtgagttaaattacttacaCCATCAACTATTACTATGGCTGAAACATGGGTGTCACTTAAAACACAACCTCACACTGCGGATATACCCCAAGTTTAAAAACtcaagagaaagataaaaatattaactatgaGAGACTTCACGCTTAACGCTAATCCCACTCTATTGTGTGGTGTTCCTAAGGCTTGGTGGtcttctctatatatagggaaaGAAAGGAAACGAGTAAACAACACCTCAAACGGACAAATATAACTCAAGATATCACAAACTCTTTCTAGGATTTTTGTCATAAAACTAAAACTCAGTTTTTCAAGCATTATAGTTATAAAAAGTTAATCTAACACTCCTCTAACACCAAATATAATAACTACAACATTAAcataattgtataaaaataacaccaaacataatataatataatataatgtaatgtaataacaacaacaacaataaaaatttacagAAAATATAACAGAAGGGTCCTAATAAAAATTCTTCTTAAAGTATATTCCTAGTGCTCGAAATTTAGGGTGTTATAAAGACTCTTCCaaaaaatattgtcattttCCACCCTCAATTCTCAT
This region includes:
- the LOC114386012 gene encoding protein decapping 5-like encodes the protein MASESASRSSSAADSYIGSLISLTSKSEIRYEGILYNINTEESSIGLRNVRSFGTEGRKKDGPQIPPGDKVYEYILFRGTDIKDLQVKSSPPVQPTPQVNNDPAIIQSHYPYPVTTSTSLPSAVSGSLTDPSSHTTQLGLPGSNFLGPLPLYQPGGNIGSWGASPPAPNANGGRLAMPPMYWQGYYGAPNGLPQLQQQSLLQPPPGLSMPSSMQHPMQYPNFTPPLPTVSSNLPELPSSLLPVSAGTPSIPSASLPPSNLPPAPSALPPAPSALPPAPSALSPASSALSPVPSATLASENLPVSVTNKAPNVSTSAAMLAANLPSLTISGPDINAIVPPISSKPHAISGSSLPYQTVSQFSPAVVGSSTSIHTETSAPSLLTPGQLLQPGPSIVSSAQPSQAPHKDVEVVQVSSTSSPEPSVPFSAETQPPILPLPVTSRPSYRPGVAPIQIHHGYNYRGRGRGRGTGGLHPVTKFTEDFDFTAMNEKFKKDEVWGHLGKSKSHSKEKDGEENAFDEDYQDEDNDDVSNFEVKPIYNKDDFFDSLSSNVHGNTSQNGRTRYSEQIKIDTETFGDFVRHRGGRGGRGPGRGGRTRGGYYGRGGGYGYNGRGRGRGMPSRTL
- the LOC114372483 gene encoding uncharacterized protein LOC114372483 — its product is MIKGYSYRLLDIANKVRLLGTKFADSRIVEKIMVTIPLRYETSITTLENTNDLSKITLSEVLHDLQAHEQQRLMRQDHIVEGALLAKQQNMSKSKKNKDFDAIRASSTSTSAKGN